From the Spiroplasma alleghenense genome, one window contains:
- the glyA gene encoding serine hydroxymethyltransferase, translated as MTIVDKNLREFLNEELKRQQTHIELIASENYVSEAVLEVMGSIATNKYAEGYPGKRYYGGCESIDKIENLAIESAKKLFNSKFANVQPHSGSQANAAAYMALLEHGDNVLGMSLDAGGHLTHGYPLNFSGQTYNFNFYGVDKKTERLDYDEIEKLAIKYKPKLIVAGASAYSREIDFSKFREIADKVGAKLMVDMAHIAGLVAAGVHQSPIPYSDVVTSTTHKTLRGARGGLILTNDQEIAKKVNSALFPGIQGGPLENMIAGKAQAFIEADSSDFKNYAKAVVQNSITLGEELKKGGVRLVAGGTDNHLINIDVISQFQLTGKQAEDILGKIGIIVNKNMIPFDTQKAFHTSGIRIGTAAMTTRGFMGEEFKEVGQIMISALNDHSEANLDNLKTKVQKLCEKYPIYNKIKY; from the coding sequence GTGACTATAGTGGATAAAAATTTAAGAGAGTTTTTAAACGAGGAATTAAAGCGTCAACAAACTCATATAGAGTTAATTGCTTCAGAAAACTATGTTTCTGAAGCTGTTTTAGAAGTAATGGGAAGTATTGCAACAAACAAGTATGCTGAAGGGTATCCCGGTAAGCGTTATTATGGGGGTTGTGAATCAATTGATAAAATTGAAAATTTAGCTATTGAAAGCGCTAAAAAACTTTTTAATTCAAAGTTTGCTAATGTTCAACCACATTCAGGTAGCCAAGCAAATGCGGCTGCCTACATGGCTTTGCTAGAACATGGAGACAATGTTTTGGGTATGAGCCTTGATGCTGGAGGGCACTTGACCCACGGTTACCCTTTAAACTTTTCTGGCCAAACTTATAATTTTAATTTTTATGGAGTTGATAAAAAAACTGAAAGACTTGATTATGATGAAATTGAAAAATTAGCAATAAAATATAAGCCTAAATTAATTGTGGCAGGAGCTAGTGCCTATTCTAGGGAAATAGATTTTTCAAAATTTAGAGAAATCGCAGACAAAGTTGGAGCTAAATTAATGGTTGACATGGCTCATATTGCCGGTTTGGTTGCCGCAGGTGTTCATCAAAGCCCAATTCCTTATTCTGATGTAGTAACTTCAACCACTCACAAAACTTTGAGAGGGGCTCGAGGTGGACTAATTTTAACAAATGATCAAGAAATAGCTAAAAAAGTTAACTCGGCCTTATTTCCTGGAATTCAGGGTGGGCCTTTAGAAAACATGATTGCTGGAAAAGCCCAAGCTTTTATTGAAGCTGATAGTTCAGATTTTAAAAACTACGCAAAGGCGGTCGTGCAAAATTCTATCACTCTTGGAGAAGAGTTAAAAAAGGGCGGAGTTAGGCTTGTAGCAGGAGGAACTGATAACCACCTGATAAATATTGATGTAATAAGTCAATTCCAGCTAACAGGAAAACAAGCTGAAGATATTTTGGGTAAAATTGGTATCATTGTAAATAAAAATATGATTCCGTTTGACACTCAAAAAGCTTTCCATACTAGTGGAATAAGAATTGGAACTGCAGCTATGACTACAAGGGGTTTTATGGGTGAAGAATTTAAAGAAGTTGGTCAAATTATGATTTCAGCACTTAATGACCATTCTGAAGCAAATTTAGATAATTTAAAAACAAAAG
- the rpiB gene encoding ribose 5-phosphate isomerase B — MKIFIGSDHTALEMKSAINDFLKNLGHEVVDLGPENETAVDYPDFGFMVGEAVDKNKDSLGIVICGSGIGISIAANKVKNIRAALCYEKEAAELARKHNNANVLALGARFIAVHKALTLVDTFINTEFEGDRHEERVRKLCDYSG, encoded by the coding sequence ATGAAAATATTTATAGGAAGCGATCATACAGCTTTAGAAATGAAATCAGCCATTAATGATTTTTTGAAAAATTTAGGCCACGAGGTGGTGGACTTGGGACCGGAAAACGAAACTGCAGTGGACTATCCAGATTTTGGTTTTATGGTTGGTGAGGCTGTTGATAAAAATAAAGACAGTTTAGGAATTGTAATTTGTGGGAGCGGTATAGGAATCTCTATAGCAGCTAACAAAGTAAAAAATATCCGTGCTGCCTTGTGCTATGAGAAAGAAGCGGCTGAACTTGCTAGAAAACATAATAATGCCAATGTTTTAGCATTGGGAGCAAGATTTATAGCTGTTCATAAAGCCTTAACCTTGGTTGATACTTTTATCAACACCGAATTTGAGGGCGACAGACATGAAGAAAGAGTAAGAAAGTTGTGTGACTATAGTGGATAA